One Orrella dioscoreae genomic window carries:
- a CDS encoding ABC transporter ATP-binding protein: MAMLLAVRGLACRYGGVQALSGLDLDLAAGEVLGLIGPNGSGKSTTLDLLAGLRPSPPDTLRLAGQPIGHLPAHRRARLGLRRTFQEPRLVAALTVRENLAAALPVGRGWPWRRKDDMPWLEACGLAHDAGRLAGELSFGARRRLELARALSPGPRLVLLDEPAAGLTEEEVGMLGETILRIRRAGVGVVLVDHVMRLVMAVSDRLAVLERGCKIAEGSPAAVSADPRVRRVYLGEGT, from the coding sequence ATGGCGATGCTGCTGGCGGTTCGTGGCCTGGCCTGCCGTTACGGCGGGGTTCAGGCGTTGAGCGGGCTGGACCTGGATCTGGCCGCGGGCGAAGTGCTCGGGCTGATCGGCCCCAACGGGTCGGGCAAGAGCACCACGCTGGACCTGCTGGCGGGCTTGCGGCCCAGCCCGCCCGACACCTTGCGGTTGGCGGGCCAGCCCATCGGCCATCTGCCCGCGCATCGGCGCGCGCGCCTCGGGTTGCGGCGCACCTTCCAGGAGCCGCGGCTGGTGGCTGCGCTGACGGTCAGGGAGAACCTGGCCGCGGCGCTGCCCGTGGGGCGCGGCTGGCCGTGGCGGCGCAAGGACGACATGCCGTGGCTCGAGGCTTGCGGCCTGGCGCATGACGCGGGCCGGCTGGCCGGCGAATTGTCATTCGGCGCGCGACGGCGGCTGGAGCTGGCCCGTGCCTTGTCGCCAGGGCCACGGCTGGTCCTGCTGGACGAACCGGCGGCGGGCTTGACCGAGGAGGAGGTCGGCATGCTGGGCGAAACGATACTTCGCATCCGGCGCGCGGGCGTCGGCGTCGTGCTGGTCGACCATGTGATGCGTCTGGTCATGGCCGTCTCGGACCGGCTGGCGGTGCTGGAGCGCGGTTGCAAGATCGCGGAGGGATCGCCCGCCGCTGTCAGCGCCGATCCCCGTGTGCGCCGGGTCTACCTGGGAGAGGGGACATGA
- a CDS encoding ABC transporter ATP-binding protein produces MTAAHAGVLTVRGLAAGYGPQRVLRDLSLTVPRGAVACLLGPNGAGKTTLLRTVVGAIGAARGSIRYAGRDGGGDIELGGRPPADIVALGVALVPQHRMVFPSLSVRDNLLAGASQRRDRQGIGADLQRMLVRYPALAERQRQRAGTLSGGEQQMLAIARALMSRPALLLMDEPSQGLAPRRVQELSAWIRELAGEGMGILLAEQNAVFASAVADRSYLLQDGKALRLDRGDAGRQDARAAVAGWWEAGAGLPVSAPDAREGG; encoded by the coding sequence ATGACGGCTGCCCACGCGGGAGTGCTGACGGTGCGTGGGCTGGCGGCGGGCTACGGGCCGCAACGGGTGTTGCGCGACCTGTCGCTGACCGTGCCGCGGGGGGCGGTGGCCTGCCTGCTGGGACCGAACGGCGCGGGCAAGACGACCCTGCTGCGCACCGTGGTGGGCGCGATCGGGGCCGCGCGGGGCAGCATCCGCTATGCCGGGCGCGATGGCGGCGGCGACATCGAGTTGGGCGGCAGGCCGCCGGCCGATATCGTCGCGCTGGGCGTCGCCCTGGTGCCGCAGCACCGGATGGTCTTTCCGTCGCTGTCCGTGCGTGACAACCTGCTGGCGGGCGCATCGCAGCGCCGCGACCGGCAAGGAATCGGCGCCGACCTGCAGCGTATGCTGGTCCGGTATCCGGCGCTGGCCGAACGCCAGCGCCAGCGCGCGGGAACCCTCTCCGGCGGCGAGCAGCAGATGCTGGCCATCGCGCGCGCGCTCATGTCCCGTCCCGCGTTGCTGCTGATGGACGAGCCCTCGCAGGGACTCGCACCGCGGCGCGTGCAGGAGCTGTCGGCCTGGATCCGTGAACTCGCCGGGGAGGGCATGGGCATTCTGCTGGCGGAGCAGAATGCGGTGTTTGCCAGCGCCGTCGCCGATCGCAGCTATCTGTTGCAGGATGGCAAGGCGCTGCGCCTGGATCGTGGGGACGCCGGCCGGCAGGACGCCCGCGCGGCTGTCGCGGGCTGGTGGGAGGCTGGCGCAGGCCTGCCGGTGTCCGCGCCAGACGCGCGCGAAGGAGGCTGA
- a CDS encoding branched-chain amino acid ABC transporter permease: protein MWQATLDGLAVGASYALLAIAFTLVFGVLRSINLAFGACIMLGLYAAMWARQQWGLDGLWLLPLCVLVTAAAGLYVDRLCFAPHRQRAAVTMMAASFAIWMQLEEFATALLPRHTNAFPSLFGIGEHAGEQALLRPDYLAAMACAGATAGLAWFLVHRTRWGVSLRAVADHHDAATLVGIRVERVIAWVTLLAAALGGVAGFLIASIDAQVTPMFAMWATMKGMIAALLGGLGSFGGALAGGLLLGLLEFHAQRTLGAQGREFLGYLLLLLVLWRCPGGLAGLARGSRSPAGAA from the coding sequence GTGTGGCAAGCCACCCTGGATGGCCTCGCGGTCGGCGCCAGCTATGCCTTGCTGGCCATCGCCTTCACCCTGGTGTTCGGCGTGCTGCGCAGCATCAACCTGGCGTTCGGCGCTTGCATCATGCTGGGCTTGTATGCGGCCATGTGGGCCCGGCAGCAGTGGGGACTGGATGGCTTGTGGCTGCTGCCGCTGTGCGTGCTGGTCACGGCCGCGGCCGGGCTCTATGTGGACAGGCTGTGCTTCGCGCCGCACCGCCAGCGCGCGGCGGTCACCATGATGGCGGCCTCCTTCGCCATCTGGATGCAGCTGGAGGAGTTCGCCACGGCACTGTTGCCGCGCCACACGAACGCCTTTCCATCCCTCTTCGGCATCGGCGAGCACGCGGGGGAACAGGCGCTGCTGCGGCCTGATTACCTCGCCGCGATGGCGTGCGCGGGCGCCACGGCCGGCCTGGCCTGGTTCCTGGTGCATCGCACGCGCTGGGGCGTGTCGTTGCGGGCGGTGGCGGATCACCACGATGCGGCAACGCTGGTCGGCATCCGCGTCGAGCGGGTGATCGCGTGGGTCACGCTGCTTGCCGCCGCACTGGGCGGCGTGGCGGGCTTCCTGATTGCCAGCATCGACGCGCAGGTCACGCCGATGTTCGCGATGTGGGCGACCATGAAGGGCATGATCGCGGCCCTGCTGGGAGGGCTGGGATCGTTCGGCGGCGCGTTGGCCGGCGGTCTGCTGCTGGGCCTGCTGGAATTCCATGCCCAGCGCACGCTGGGCGCGCAGGGCAGGGAGTTTCTCGGTTATCTGCTGCTGCTCCTGGTGCTGTGGCGCTGCCCGGGCGGACTCGCGGGCCTGGCGCGCGGCAGCCGGTCTCCGGCGGGGGCGGCATGA
- a CDS encoding branched-chain amino acid ABC transporter permease, producing the protein MMGVDALSLAANVGLLAFLALSAYVLLIGGEISFGQQAFFGLGAYGAGLVTVLGGAPLWAALLVAVFIGALTGGALGALTLRLRGLYFSMSTLAAAEATRVALQWLSWRQGVPSDGPQGSPPEMAGPDGAAGFGGIRYIFEHGIDPARYVSLVWCLLLALVAGLWLLERSRAGLALRVAGHDPALAESMGIDVRRAKLGAAMLAGAIAALGGALYAHYNTYIESRNFDVMLGIHGVSYALIGGLGTPLGPLLGVTLDIVLLEATRAFQGYRMAVFGGLVAVLLIVRPRGLLDEILVRRLARWRPRLPRRRRVRSLTSEELP; encoded by the coding sequence ATGATGGGCGTGGATGCGCTGAGCCTCGCCGCGAACGTGGGCCTGCTGGCTTTCCTGGCGCTGTCTGCCTATGTGCTGCTGATCGGCGGCGAGATCTCTTTCGGCCAGCAGGCCTTTTTCGGACTGGGGGCCTACGGCGCAGGCCTGGTCACGGTGCTGGGCGGGGCGCCGCTGTGGGCCGCGCTGCTGGTGGCCGTGTTCATCGGCGCGCTGACCGGGGGCGCGCTGGGGGCGCTGACCCTGCGCCTGCGCGGGCTCTATTTCTCCATGTCGACGCTGGCGGCGGCCGAGGCGACGCGGGTGGCGCTGCAGTGGCTGTCATGGCGGCAAGGCGTCCCGTCCGATGGCCCGCAAGGCAGTCCGCCCGAGATGGCCGGCCCCGATGGCGCGGCAGGCTTTGGCGGCATCCGCTACATCTTCGAGCATGGCATCGATCCGGCGCGCTACGTGTCGCTGGTCTGGTGTCTGCTGCTGGCGCTGGTCGCGGGCCTGTGGCTGCTGGAGCGCTCGCGTGCCGGCCTCGCGCTGCGGGTGGCGGGCCATGATCCGGCGCTTGCCGAATCGATGGGCATCGACGTGCGCCGCGCCAAGCTGGGCGCGGCCATGCTGGCCGGGGCCATCGCGGCCCTGGGCGGGGCGCTCTATGCCCACTACAACACCTACATCGAATCGCGCAATTTCGACGTGATGCTGGGCATCCATGGCGTGTCCTACGCGCTGATCGGCGGCCTGGGCACGCCGCTGGGACCGCTGCTGGGCGTGACGCTGGACATCGTCCTGCTCGAGGCGACACGTGCCTTCCAGGGCTACCGCATGGCCGTGTTCGGCGGCCTGGTGGCCGTGCTGCTCATCGTGCGCCCGCGCGGGCTGCTCGACGAAATCCTGGTTCGCCGCCTGGCGCGCTGGCGGCCCAGGCTGCCGCGCCGCCGGCGCGTCCGTTCACTCACTTCCGAGGAGCTTCCATGA
- a CDS encoding FixH family protein: MKTRFQRCAIGALLAVTWLGSAWARPAITHAGCTPAPQPLMYECRVVLADGGQPVTGAVFTLTADMPAMPMAHHVPAVPAEPTGTAGEYRATVRLEMPGTWTLKLRVTRPAPDLLLRNIEIGAHGKPQDATSAHAGH; the protein is encoded by the coding sequence ATGAAGACGCGATTCCAACGTTGCGCCATCGGCGCGCTGCTTGCCGTCACCTGGCTGGGCAGCGCCTGGGCGCGCCCCGCGATCACGCATGCCGGTTGCACGCCGGCGCCACAGCCGCTCATGTACGAATGCCGCGTGGTGCTGGCCGATGGCGGGCAGCCGGTGACGGGGGCCGTCTTCACCCTGACGGCCGACATGCCCGCGATGCCCATGGCGCACCACGTTCCTGCCGTGCCCGCCGAGCCCACCGGCACGGCAGGCGAGTATCGCGCGACGGTCAGGCTGGAGATGCCGGGCACCTGGACCCTCAAGCTGCGGGTGACCCGACCCGCGCCGGACCTGCTGCTTCGCAATATCGAGATCGGCGCGCATGGCAAACCGCAAGACGCGACGTCGGCCCACGCGGGGCATTGA
- a CDS encoding MFS transporter, producing MGISEQVWQRRWLLVVAGGVIMGMALGIRHVQGLFMQPVILDREWSREAFGFALAIQNLAWGVFQPFTGMLADRYGSAKVLFGGALAYVLGLVLMAQSVTPLQFTLTNGLLIGIALSGTAFGAVYGALSRLFPAEHRSWALGVAGAIGGLGQFCMVPLAQGLLDRMDWTMAAIVLGILMLLISPLAAFLRERPVPQAAQEARQTMGQAIREAFSHRGFWLLNLGFLACGFQLAFIATHMPSYLMEKGLSAQQAGATLAIIALSNILGTYLCGYLGGFLRRKYLLSWIYLLRAVAIALFITVPLSPLSAYTFAFVMGLLWLGTVPLTNGLVSQVFGVRYITTLFGFVFFGHQVGSFFGVWLGGYVYDQTRSYDLLWLGSIGVGLMAAMLHWPINDRQIVRPALAGGQAA from the coding sequence ATGGGCATTTCCGAGCAGGTGTGGCAGCGGCGCTGGCTGCTGGTGGTGGCGGGCGGCGTGATCATGGGGATGGCGCTGGGCATCCGGCACGTCCAGGGCCTGTTCATGCAGCCGGTGATCCTGGATCGGGAATGGTCGCGCGAGGCCTTCGGCTTTGCGCTGGCCATCCAGAACCTGGCCTGGGGCGTCTTCCAGCCGTTCACGGGCATGCTGGCCGACCGCTATGGCTCGGCGAAGGTGCTGTTTGGCGGGGCGCTGGCCTATGTGCTGGGGCTGGTTCTGATGGCGCAGTCGGTCACGCCCTTGCAGTTCACGCTCACCAATGGCCTGCTGATCGGGATCGCGTTGTCGGGCACGGCCTTCGGCGCGGTCTATGGCGCGCTGAGCCGCCTGTTTCCCGCCGAGCATCGGAGCTGGGCGCTGGGGGTGGCCGGCGCCATCGGCGGCCTGGGCCAGTTCTGCATGGTGCCCCTGGCGCAGGGACTGCTGGATCGCATGGACTGGACCATGGCGGCCATCGTGCTGGGCATCCTGATGCTGCTGATCTCGCCGCTGGCGGCGTTCCTGCGCGAGCGCCCGGTGCCGCAGGCCGCGCAGGAGGCGCGCCAGACCATGGGCCAGGCGATCCGGGAGGCCTTCTCGCATCGCGGCTTCTGGTTGCTGAACCTCGGTTTCCTGGCCTGCGGCTTCCAGCTCGCGTTCATCGCGACGCACATGCCGTCCTACCTGATGGAGAAGGGCCTGAGCGCGCAACAGGCCGGCGCCACGCTCGCCATCATCGCGCTCTCGAACATCCTGGGCACCTACCTTTGCGGTTACCTGGGCGGCTTCCTGCGGCGCAAGTACCTGCTGTCGTGGATCTACCTGCTGCGCGCGGTCGCCATCGCGCTCTTCATCACGGTGCCGCTTTCGCCCCTGTCGGCGTATACCTTCGCTTTCGTCATGGGCCTGCTGTGGCTGGGCACCGTGCCGCTCACCAATGGGCTCGTCTCGCAGGTCTTCGGCGTGCGCTACATCACCACGCTCTTCGGCTTCGTCTTCTTCGGCCACCAGGTGGGGAGTTTCTTCGGGGTCTGGCTGGGCGGCTACGTCTATGACCAGACGCGCTCCTACGACCTGCTGTGGCTGGGCTCCATCGGCGTGGGGCTCATGGCGGCGATGCTGCATTGGCCGATCAATGACCGGCAGATCGTGCGGCCCGCGCTGGCGGGCGGGCAGGCGGCATGA
- a CDS encoding acyl carrier protein: protein MAQAWHLEDIIATIKQDLLLDKLDLANGGVTLADIQDDTPLIDEGLALDSVDALDLLVAAEKTFGIKLPDPDKAFIERTCKDVGTLARYIASELASQDTRASA from the coding sequence ATGGCACAGGCATGGCATCTCGAGGACATCATCGCAACCATCAAGCAAGACCTCCTGCTGGACAAGCTGGATCTGGCCAATGGCGGCGTCACGCTGGCCGACATCCAGGACGACACCCCGCTCATCGACGAGGGCCTGGCGCTGGACTCGGTGGACGCGCTGGACCTTCTGGTCGCGGCGGAGAAGACCTTCGGCATCAAGCTGCCCGATCCCGACAAGGCCTTCATCGAGCGCACCTGCAAGGACGTGGGCACCCTCGCCCGCTACATTGCCAGCGAACTCGCCTCGCAAGACACCCGCGCCAGCGCCTGA
- a CDS encoding 3-hydroxyacyl-ACP dehydratase FabZ family protein: MTQARQAVVQTTDYLSHRKPFLFVDHAEIGADGMQAWGVHAFTPDAPCFDGHFPGDPIVPGVVLVEMLAQTANLLLSHRAGRALKGYLVGVEDARFNHVVRPPADVTAEVRLLREVPSGAEGGRIVTFRASAHAGGKRCMRGTVNIYTVGEPGAPQDSPRPL, from the coding sequence GTGACGCAAGCCAGGCAGGCGGTCGTCCAGACCACCGACTATCTTTCGCATCGCAAGCCCTTTCTCTTCGTGGATCATGCCGAGATCGGCGCGGACGGCATGCAGGCCTGGGGCGTGCATGCCTTCACGCCCGACGCCCCCTGTTTCGACGGGCACTTTCCCGGCGATCCGATCGTGCCCGGCGTCGTGCTCGTCGAGATGCTTGCCCAGACCGCCAACCTGCTGCTGAGCCATCGCGCAGGCCGCGCCTTGAAAGGCTATCTGGTGGGCGTGGAGGACGCGCGCTTCAACCATGTCGTGCGCCCGCCGGCCGACGTCACGGCGGAGGTCCGGCTGTTGCGCGAGGTGCCCAGTGGCGCCGAGGGCGGGCGCATCGTCACCTTCCGCGCAAGCGCGCACGCCGGCGGCAAGCGCTGCATGCGCGGCACCGTGAACATCTATACCGTCGGCGAACCCGGCGCCCCGCAGGACTCCCCCCGCCCCCTATAA
- a CDS encoding LysR substrate-binding domain-containing protein: protein MSTPLVRLASLDLIRGFVAVGRRMSITLAAEDLCLTQSAVSRQIQALETALGVKLLLRGHRAITLTPEGERLFRTADSVVQQLQDAFYSLAHDRERQPVTITASIGVTALWLLPRLGRFQQQHASIDVRVAANNKLIDLRQEDVDLAIRYCADKQAPHGALRLFGEAVLPVAHPSFASARLDTPQGLGELVLLEFDVPGRPWLHWADRLSVAGLDSTRARGLLRFNQYDQVIQAAVAGQGIALGRYSLVAPMLADGRLISLDSLPGGHVGGYGYWLIQADTQPRQDVIDVVTWIRAEAAALGAPDALAILA, encoded by the coding sequence ATGTCAACGCCCCTAGTCCGCCTTGCTTCGCTGGACCTGATCCGCGGTTTCGTCGCGGTCGGGCGGCGCATGAGCATCACGTTGGCCGCCGAGGACCTGTGCCTCACCCAGTCCGCGGTCAGCCGCCAGATCCAGGCGCTCGAGACCGCGCTCGGCGTGAAGCTGCTGCTGCGCGGCCACCGCGCGATCACCCTCACGCCGGAAGGCGAACGGCTGTTCCGGACCGCCGACAGCGTGGTGCAGCAGTTGCAGGATGCGTTCTATTCCCTTGCGCATGACCGCGAACGCCAACCCGTCACCATCACGGCCAGCATCGGCGTGACCGCGTTGTGGCTGCTGCCGCGACTGGGCCGGTTCCAACAGCAGCACGCGTCCATCGACGTGCGGGTCGCGGCCAACAACAAGCTCATCGACCTGCGCCAGGAAGACGTGGACCTGGCCATCCGGTATTGCGCCGACAAGCAGGCGCCGCACGGCGCATTGCGGCTGTTCGGCGAGGCCGTGTTGCCCGTGGCGCATCCCTCCTTCGCCTCGGCAAGGCTCGATACCCCGCAAGGCCTTGGCGAGCTGGTCCTGCTGGAGTTCGACGTGCCTGGACGGCCCTGGCTGCACTGGGCCGACAGGCTCAGCGTGGCGGGCCTGGACAGCACCCGCGCGCGCGGCCTGCTGCGCTTCAACCAGTATGACCAGGTGATCCAGGCCGCGGTGGCCGGCCAGGGCATCGCGCTGGGACGCTATTCCCTGGTGGCGCCGATGCTGGCCGATGGCCGGCTCATCTCGCTCGACTCGCTGCCTGGCGGGCATGTGGGCGGCTATGGCTACTGGCTGATCCAGGCCGACACCCAGCCACGCCAGGACGTGATCGACGTCGTCACCTGGATCCGCGCGGAAGCCGCGGCGCTGGGGGCGCCCGACGCCCTGGCGATCCTTGCCTGA
- a CDS encoding alpha/beta hydrolase family protein — MSTQPSPPLPISFQAADGHTLHGRLWRHEGRDPDRSLVILNAATSVASRYYGRYADYLFRHGMDVMTYDYRGIGLSREGSLRQLDAGWTTWGEQDFEAAIQYAFTSRPYQPIDVVAHSVGGFVTGLAASNHRLRRVCTVGAQIAYWRDFAPRDRLRMLLKWQVVMPTLTRLLGYFPGKALGWLEDTPRGVVHEWTTHMRRLESQLRRGVPPERIAGRQALVERCENLSAPILAISVTDDDFGTEAAIERLLAYFRNSRATHLRISPESIGEPRIGHFAFFHSRYEKTLWPVSLNWLRTGCLAPGTPGVVVAAGRRNDGMPPARAAGGSPGGLLGAAEPPGQP; from the coding sequence ATGTCCACCCAGCCTTCACCGCCACTGCCCATTTCCTTCCAGGCCGCCGACGGCCATACCCTGCATGGCAGGCTGTGGCGCCATGAGGGCAGGGACCCGGACCGCAGCCTGGTGATCCTGAATGCGGCGACGTCCGTGGCGAGCCGCTATTACGGCCGTTACGCGGATTACCTGTTCCGGCACGGCATGGATGTCATGACCTACGACTATCGCGGCATCGGCCTGTCGCGCGAGGGGTCGTTGCGACAGCTGGATGCCGGGTGGACGACGTGGGGCGAGCAGGATTTCGAAGCGGCTATCCAGTACGCCTTCACGTCACGTCCCTACCAGCCCATCGACGTGGTGGCGCACAGCGTGGGGGGATTCGTCACCGGCCTGGCGGCCTCCAACCACCGCTTGCGCCGGGTGTGCACCGTGGGGGCGCAAATCGCCTATTGGCGCGACTTCGCGCCGCGCGACCGCTTGCGCATGTTGCTCAAGTGGCAGGTCGTCATGCCGACGCTGACCCGGCTGCTGGGCTACTTCCCGGGCAAGGCGCTGGGGTGGCTGGAGGACACGCCGCGCGGCGTCGTGCACGAATGGACCACGCACATGCGGCGCCTGGAAAGCCAGTTGCGCCGCGGCGTGCCGCCCGAGCGGATCGCCGGCAGGCAGGCGCTGGTGGAGCGTTGTGAAAACCTGTCCGCGCCCATCCTTGCCATCAGCGTGACGGATGACGATTTCGGGACGGAAGCCGCCATCGAGCGGCTGCTGGCCTACTTTCGCAACAGCCGCGCCACGCATCTGCGGATATCTCCAGAGTCCATCGGCGAGCCCCGCATCGGCCATTTCGCCTTCTTCCACAGCCGGTACGAGAAAACGTTATGGCCGGTGTCCCTGAACTGGTTGCGCACGGGGTGCCTGGCCCCGGGAACGCCGGGCGTGGTGGTGGCGGCAGGGCGCCGCAACGATGGCATGCCGCCGGCCCGCGCGGCGGGCGGATCGCCTGGCGGCTTGCTGGGCGCGGCCGAGCCGCCTGGGCAGCCGTGA
- a CDS encoding TPM domain-containing protein: MHPVVGKVSGRIASASGWTALAGHWIRWRQLGPAALARLADAIRASEVGHTGELLVVVETALPSRHLDSHERALEVFGRWRVWDTPGRSGVLLYVALGDHRIEIIADRGVPVADAHWQTLCDTLQSALRAGRYLPGLLAAISGIEDTLRATLPDESPGTPNRLTDSPLLI, encoded by the coding sequence GTGCATCCGGTCGTTGGTAAGGTGTCGGGCAGGATCGCCTCGGCCAGCGGCTGGACCGCGCTTGCCGGGCACTGGATACGCTGGCGCCAGCTCGGCCCGGCCGCGCTCGCCCGGTTGGCCGACGCCATCCGTGCCAGCGAGGTGGGCCACACCGGCGAGTTGCTCGTCGTAGTGGAAACCGCTCTCCCCTCGCGCCATCTCGACAGCCACGAACGCGCGCTGGAGGTCTTCGGGCGGTGGCGTGTCTGGGACACGCCCGGGCGCAGCGGCGTCCTGCTGTACGTGGCATTGGGTGACCACCGGATCGAGATCATCGCCGACCGTGGCGTCCCGGTGGCGGATGCGCATTGGCAGACCCTGTGCGACACGCTGCAGTCGGCGCTGCGCGCGGGCCGCTACCTGCCGGGTTTGCTGGCGGCGATTTCAGGCATCGAGGACACGCTGCGTGCCACCCTGCCGGATGAGTCGCCCGGCACCCCGAATCGCCTGACCGACAGCCCCTTGCTCATATAA
- a CDS encoding TPM domain-containing protein has product MMAALAAAGRGALRIWRAWLSVLMLFAVSLGLGAPAAGAPADAGSPSPPVVAPSAGQDEVPALRQRVTDQTSTLPASTRDALDRKLAALERDKGAQLAVLIIDSTGDATIEQYATRTFDAWRLGRGNVDDGILLLVAKSDRALRIEVGYGLEGAVPDVLAARIIREQITPRFQQGDYARGIQAGVDALDMLVRGEPLPPPVARSAGGTGVLRSLLGHLPFEVLAIAGLFILALPPWVAACAGAVLGYALMGSWFLGLLGAGIGFLASLAFADARKREASSSRISRGGWSGSSGGSSRGGGGWSSRGGGGFGGFGGGGGRSGGGGASGRW; this is encoded by the coding sequence ATGATGGCGGCGCTCGCGGCTGCCGGGCGCGGCGCCTTGCGCATCTGGCGCGCCTGGCTGTCCGTGCTGATGCTGTTCGCGGTAAGTCTGGGCCTGGGCGCGCCGGCCGCGGGCGCCCCGGCCGACGCAGGCAGCCCCTCGCCTCCCGTCGTGGCGCCGTCCGCCGGCCAGGACGAGGTGCCCGCGCTGCGGCAACGCGTCACGGACCAGACGTCCACGCTCCCGGCCAGCACCCGCGACGCGCTCGACCGGAAACTGGCCGCGCTGGAGCGCGACAAGGGTGCGCAGCTTGCTGTCCTGATCATCGACTCGACCGGCGATGCCACCATCGAGCAGTACGCGACGCGCACCTTCGACGCCTGGCGCCTGGGCCGCGGCAACGTGGACGACGGCATCCTGTTGCTGGTGGCGAAGTCCGATCGGGCGTTGCGCATCGAGGTGGGCTACGGCCTGGAAGGCGCGGTGCCGGACGTCCTGGCGGCACGCATCATCCGCGAACAGATCACGCCACGCTTCCAGCAAGGCGACTACGCGCGCGGCATCCAGGCAGGCGTGGACGCCCTGGACATGCTGGTGCGGGGCGAGCCGCTGCCGCCGCCGGTGGCACGCAGCGCAGGGGGCACCGGGGTGCTGAGGTCCCTGCTGGGGCATCTGCCCTTCGAGGTCCTGGCGATAGCCGGGCTCTTCATCCTGGCCCTGCCGCCGTGGGTCGCGGCCTGCGCGGGCGCAGTCCTTGGCTATGCCCTGATGGGGTCGTGGTTCCTGGGCCTGCTGGGCGCGGGCATCGGCTTCCTGGCGTCGCTCGCCTTTGCCGATGCGCGCAAGCGCGAAGCCTCGTCGTCGCGGATATCCCGCGGCGGCTGGTCCGGTTCAAGCGGCGGCAGCAGCCGCGGCGGGGGCGGCTGGTCCAGCCGCGGCGGTGGCGGGTTCGGTGGATTTGGCGGCGGCGGAGGCCGCAGTGGAGGCGGTGGTGCATCCGGTCGTTGGTAA
- a CDS encoding LemA family protein, translating into MKRLAAYLFLFLSSLSLSGCGYNAMQAADEQVKAAWSEVLNQYQRRADLVPNLVATVKGYAAHEQQVLTDVTNARARVGSVNITADQLDDPQMLQRFQQAQSELSSALSRLLMVTENYPQLKADGLFRDLMVQLEGTENRITVARNRYVQAVQQYNVLVRQFPGVITAKIFGYSPKANFSVENEAAISNAPRIDFGNGTQAPKPAPAQ; encoded by the coding sequence ATGAAACGTCTCGCCGCCTACCTGTTCCTCTTTCTCTCCAGCCTGAGCCTGTCCGGTTGCGGCTACAACGCCATGCAGGCGGCCGACGAGCAGGTCAAGGCGGCCTGGTCGGAGGTGCTGAACCAGTACCAGCGGCGCGCCGACCTGGTGCCCAACCTGGTCGCCACGGTGAAGGGCTATGCCGCCCACGAACAGCAGGTGCTGACCGACGTGACGAATGCCCGCGCCCGCGTGGGCTCCGTCAATATCACCGCCGACCAGCTGGACGACCCGCAGATGCTGCAGCGCTTCCAGCAGGCCCAGAGCGAACTGAGCTCGGCGCTGTCGCGGCTGCTGATGGTCACCGAGAACTATCCGCAACTGAAGGCCGACGGGCTGTTCCGCGACCTGATGGTGCAGCTGGAAGGCACCGAGAACCGCATCACCGTGGCACGCAATCGCTACGTGCAGGCGGTCCAGCAATACAACGTGCTGGTGCGCCAGTTCCCCGGTGTCATCACCGCCAAGATCTTCGGCTACAGCCCCAAGGCCAATTTCTCCGTCGAGAACGAAGCCGCCATTTCCAACGCGCCCCGCATCGACTTCGGCAACGGCACGCAAGCGCCGAAGCCCGCGCCGGCGCAATGA